From the Paraflavitalea soli genome, the window TTGTACAAAGCTACACTGTCATTATAGGCAAATACATTTAAACAGGCGGTCTTATTGTGCTGCAACCAGGTGATCAGTTTGCCGGTGTAGCTGGAGTCATATCCATAGTTACTGTCCAGGAAACTGATACGCTGTATATCAGAAGGAATGTTATCCACGCCATCCAGGTAACTGAAGATGAACCGCCCGCCCCCACTATGCCCATTAAGGTAAACGTTCTTGTGCCTGGCAGGGATCAAGCTTATTACGGTATCAGTAATATGTTGTACCAATTCTTTGTAATTGCTGTGTAGCGTTTTCCATTGGGGCCAGCTTTTTTGGGTACTCTCCAGGTAGGCTACTACCACCTGGTGTTTTTTCCAGGCTTTCCTGACAAAGCGTGTTTGCGCCCTGATATGTTGTATATCGTAATGCCAGTCATCTCCTGCTACCAGCTTTTTGCCCATTGTTTGCGCAGTAGTATTACCATTGGGCAAAGCGAAGAATACAATGGTGGTAGACCGGTCCTTATTTATGACACGAGGAAGATCGATAGTCACTTTCACATCTGTGCCTACACCAAAAGAAAGGATACGTCCGGGTTGCTGCGCACAAACCGCAAGGCTAAGGTAAATGCCAATAATAGTTATTAGAATGTATTTAGACATTTTATGCATTCAGTCCTTCCCCTTATCAACTGGTCAACCTTTAACCCTTCTTCCCTTTCTCCAGTATTTGCCAGAATTGTTCCACCCTGGCCGTCCAGGTATTGGTGGCTGCCACCTGCATACGGGCCTGCTTGCGCGCTTCGTTGTTTTCTGCTATCGCCTTATCAATAGTTTGCAGAAATTCCTCATGGCTGTCTACCACATAGGCTACTTCCCGGAAGGTATAAATATCTTCTGAAAAGTGGGTAGCAATGATTGGCTTGCCGGCTGCCAGGTATTCATTGATCTTGAGGGGATAAATGCTTTTGGTAAGTGTATTCTTTTTGAAAGGAATGATCACACAATCAAAGTACTGTAAGTAATTGGGCAGTTCTGTAATCTTACGTGGCCCGGCAAAGACCACATTGGGCATTTTATTGAGGCCAACTTCTTTGTGTTCTTCTCCCTGAATAGGACCAACCAGGAATAGTATTTTGTCTTGATGGTGCTCTGCGATCTTCTTCAGCAATTCAAAGTCAGAGCGATATTCAATGCTGCCGGTATAACCAATAATTGGCTTTTTAATAGGCTGCAACTCTACGGGCTTAGGCAGGATTTCAACAGCAGCCTTCTTAAAGATATCAATGTCGGCTGCGTTAGGATGGAAATAAGTATTGGGTGAGAATGCACTCTTCAGCCTGGTGAGCTCTTTGGAGGTACATAATGTAAAGTCAAAATTGCGGATGATCTCTTCTTCCAGTTGGGAACCGTGCCGGTTGGAGTAGGCAACCTGGGAAATATCGTCCATCGACTGGTAAATGCTATATACAGGTTTTATATCAGCCGGCAGGCTGCGTACAAAATAAGGATCAAAGAAGTTCACATAGATAAAATCCTTTACCTGGTAGTCTTTGATGAGCTGCCGGATCACTTTCAGTACGATCTTATCATTCATCTTAGCCAGGCTATTGTACAAAGCGCCTGGCGGCAGAAAGTTGACCGGAATGGTAAGCCTGGGCGTTACTACGGTAATATTAGAAGGCAGGGAAGGCGGATTGGTATAGATATCCTTGCCTTTCAGCAAAGCGGGTTTACGGGATTGTATTTGTGCCGTATTGCGCATGCCTGCATAATCTTTCCAGGAGAAAGGATGTTCCACATAAAATACCCGGTTGTTCTTGGCAAACTCGATGGCCAGCGCCAGCGCCGGAGACGAGATGGTGGAGTCCCATCTTGATAAGGTAAAGCAGATTATATCGCAATGTCTGTTCATAATATGAATCTAATCAGAGGTGACACCTCTCTCTGTAATTTCCTATTGCAAGCGTTGCAGGCAACGCTGCAGGCTGTCCTTCCATGCCGGGATCGCCAATTGATAGGTAGTTTGTATTTTATGCGTATCCAACAATGAAAAAGAAGGCCTTTTGGCAGGCGTAGGATATTGGACAGTAGGAATTGGATTCACGGAGCAGGCACTGCCGGTGAGCTCTTTGATTGCCACCGCAAAATCATACCAGCTAATGCGACCCTGGTTGCTGTAATGATAAATACCAGGAGTCCATTGAAGTTGTGTGTTCTGAGTTCCAGGTACAGAGCCTTGCGTCGTGGCCCCTGACTCCTGACTCCCGCCCCCCGACCCACGGCTCACGATCTCCAGCATCGCCTTCGCCAGGTCTTCCGCGTAGGTGGGCGCACCCACCTGGTCGCTCACCACATTGATGGCCGGGCGCTCTTTCATCAGGCGCAACATGGTTTTCACGAAGTTGTTACCATGTTCCGAATATACCCAGGCTGTGCGAATGATCATCGCATCAGCATTGTACAGCAGGCACAGCGCTTCTCCCCGCAACTTGGAAACCCCGTAAACATTAACAGGGTTCGTACGGGTGTCTTCTTTATAAGGTTCCGGTGAAGTACCGTCAAAAACGTAATCGGTAGAGATGTGGATGAATTTAGTGCCATACCTGGCGCAAGCTGATGCCAGCACGCCTACCGCATCTCCATTGACCAGGAAAGCGGTTTCCTTATCCGTCTCCGCTTTATCTACAGCAGTATAGGCTGCTGCATTGATACAATAAGCCGGCCTTACTACATCAAAATACTGGCTTACCAGTTCAAACCGGTGTATGGGCAGCTCATCTTTTGTAAGAAAAACAAAGTCGAAGGCAGGATAAGCGGCAGATAAAGTCCTGAGTGACATACCCACCTGTCCATTAGCACCCGTAACCAATATTGTAGGCTTTGCCATAAGTATGATTAACCTTCAAACACAAAATTGTTTTTACACTCAGCCAGCCCGGGCAGTTTGATATCCTTATCAGATACAATGGCCTTATCCGGCGCTATTTTCCAATCTATCTGCAAGGCCGGATCATTGTAAATGATCCCTCCTTCACTTTCCTTGTTGTAGAAGGAATCGCACTTATACAATACCTCGGCCGTTTCACTCAACACAGAAAATCCATGGGCAAAACCCTGTGGTATGTATAACTGCCTTCTGTTTGCGGCTGATAATTCTACTGCATAAACTTTACCATATGTGGGAGAACCTTTGCGGATGTCTACCGCCACATCCAGTATTACACCACTCAGCACACGTACCAGTTTGGTTTGTGCATGCGGGTCCAGCTGATAATGCAATCCCCTGATCACACCATAGCTGGAACAGGACTGATTGTCTTGCACAAACCGGGTAGTTATTCCCTGTTGGGCATAGGTTTTCTCGTTATAAGATTCATAGAAATATCCACGGCTATCTTCAAATACAAGGGGATCAAAGATCATTAACCCCGAAAATCCTGTCTCGGTAAAAGGCATGTGAAATGATATTATCTTTTTGCGTATTGCTCAGTATAGTAATGCTGGTAATCCCCGGAAGTAACATGTTTTATCCAATCTTCATGTTGCAGGTACCAATCTACCGTTTTTTCCAGTCCTTCTTCAAATTGCAGGGAAGGTGTCCAACCCAGCTCTTTGTTCAGTTTACTGGCATCAATGGCATAACGCAGATCGTGTCCTGGCCTGTCTGTTACATAAGTGATCAGTTTGGCCGACTCACCTGCAGCACGGCCCAGTTTCTTATCCATGATATTGCACAGCAGATGTACCAGGTCAATATTTTTCCATTCATTAAAGCCGCCGATATTGTATTTCTCACCTGCCTTACCCTTGTGGAAAATGGTGTCGATAGCGCGGGCATGGTCTTCTACATACAACCAGTCACGCACATTCTCTCCTTTACCATATACCGGCAATGGCTTGTTGTTCTTGATATTGTTGATCATGAGCGGTATCAGCTTCTCAGGAAAATGGTGTGAGCCGTAATTATTGGAACAATTGCTCATGATCACCGGCAATCCATAAGTATGATGATACGCCATTACAAAATGGTCGGAAGAAGCTTTAGACGCTGAATAAGGCGAGCGGGGGTCATAAGGAGTTTCTTCAGTAAAGAAACCGGTTTCACCCAATGAACCATACACTTCATCGGTAGATACATGGTAAAACAATTTACCGCCCATATCCCCTTTCCAGTACTGCCTGCAGATATTCAGCAGCGTTACCGTACCCAGTACATTGGTACGCACAAAAGCCAGCGGGTCTATAATGGAACGGTCCACATGGCTTTCAGCAGCCAGGTGGATGATGCCATCGAACTTATATTGTTCAAATAACTCAGTGATCCTTTTCTCATCATTAATATCCCCCTTTTCAAAAATGTAATTGGGTTTATCCTTTACATCTTCCAGGTTTTCCAGGTTGCCTGCATAAGTAAGGGCATCCAGGTTTACAATACGGTATTGAGGGTAGTTGTTTACAAACAACCGTACCACATGCGAGCCGATAAAACCGGCGCCGCCTGTGATCATAAAGGTTTTAGTATAATTAGCCATTATAAACTCCAGTATTTTCTGCTCGTGATGGTATGTTTATAGATTCCTTTCAGATCGGCAATCAATGCGTGTTCCCTTGTCATGGCTGCAAAATCAGCATCGCTCAGGGTGGTATAAGGTTTATGCGGAACAGTAACGATCACTGCATCATAATCCCTGGCAGGCGTTTTCACCAAATGCAATCCATATTCTTCATACACTTCTTCATTTTCTGCATAAGGATCTTCCACATCTACCTGGATATTGAAAGCCAGCAATTCCTTTACCGTATCTACTATTTTTGAATTGCGGATATCGCTCACATTCTCTTTGAAGGTAACCCCTTTCACCAGTACTTTAGGATCATTGGAATTACGCAATACGTGGGTAATGATCTTGCGCGCCACATATTTGGCCATGTCATCGTTGATATACCGGCTGGCCGTGATCACTTTCGACTCATAGCCCAGAGAAGCTGCTTTGTACGTGAGGTAATAAGGATCTACGCCAATACAATGCCCGCCTACCAGACCCGGTTGAAAACGCAGGAAATTCCATTTGGAGCCTGCCGCTTCAATCACCTCATAAGTATTGACACCCATGCGATCGAAGATCAGCGACAACTCATTCATCAGCGCAATGTTCAGGTCGCGCTGCGTATTTTCTACGATCTTGGAAGCCTCGGCTACCTTAATGGTAGAAGCGCGGTGTACGCCTGCATCTACTACCAGTTCATAGGTCCTGGCTATTTCATCCAGGGCTTCCTGGTCACTGCCTGACACCACTTTGACCACAGTACGCAGGGTATGTTTCTTATCTCCCGGGTTAATACGTTCGGGTGAATAGCCCAGCTTGAAATCAACACCCATTTTTAAGCCGGAGACCTTCTCCAGCACAGGCAAACAATCCTCTTCCGTACAGCCCGGATAGGTGGTGGATTCATACACCACATAATCGCCTTTCTTCAACACCTTGCCCACCGTTTCAGAGGCACTGAGCAAGGGTTTCAGGTCGGGTACATTGTACTTGTCTACCGGCGTAGGTACGGCCACTATAAAGAAATTGGCCTGCTTCAATGCTTCCAGGCTATCGGTAAAAACAATATTCGTACCCTTAAACTCTTCGGCAGTCACTTCCTTACTGGGATCTATGCCCTGTTGCATCAACTCCACCCGTTTTGCATTGATATCAAAACCGATGACGGAAATTTTGCGGGCAAACTCCAATGCTATCGGCAGGCCCACATAGCCCAAACCAATAACAGCTAACCTTGCTTTCTGATCAACTAATTCCTGGTACATGTCCGAATATTAATTAGCCCGACAGATACTGGCTACCCAACCTGTCGGACCTGTTTAAAACAAGTCGGGCCCGCTATGCGGGCCAGACCATCTATCAGTTTTACCGGCTGACAAATTCTTTCGGCTGTTTGAACCATTCCTCCGGCTTCAGGGACTTGAAGTACTCGTAAGTGATCTTCAAACCTTCTTTCCGGCCTACTTTCGGTGTCCAGCCCAGTATTTCTTTAGCACGGGTAATATCCGGTTTACGTTGTTTGGGGTCGTCTACAGGCAAGGGTTTATATACGATCTCCTGTTTGGTGCCGGTAAGAGCAATGATCTCTTCAGCAAATTCTTTGAGGGAGATCTCATCGGGGTTACCTACATTGACGGGTTGGTGATAATCGCTCATCAACAAGCGGTAAATGCCTTCTACCAGGTCGTCTACATAACAGAAGCTTCTTGTTTGAGAACCATCACCAAATACAGTGAGGTCTTCTCCACGCAAAGCCTGGCCAATAAAGGCTGGCAAAGCACGGCCGTCGTTGAGGCGCATGCGCGGGCCATAGGTATTAAAGATGCGGATGATACGTGTTTCCAGACCATGGAAGGTATGGTAAGCCATGGTCATCGCTTCCTGGAAGCGCTTGGCTTCATCATATACACCACGGGGGCCTACAGGGTTTACATTACCCCAGTATTCTTCATTTTGTGGGTGCACCATCGGATCACCATAGATCTCGGAAGTGGAGGCTACCAGTATCCTGGCGCCTTTGGCCCTTGCCAGTCCCAGACAGTTGTGCGTACCCAAAGAACCCACTTTCAGTGTTTGAATAGGTATTTTCAGGTAATCGATCGGACTGGCCGGTGAAGCGAAGTGCAGGATATAATCCAGGTTGCCCGGCACATGAATAAAGGTAGATACGTCGTGGTTATAGAACTCAAACTGTTCCAGTTTGAATAAATGCTCAATATTCTTCAGGTCGCCGGTGATCAGGTTGTCCATGCCAATAACATGGAAACCTTCTTTGATGAAACGGTCACTTAAATGTGAACCCAGGAATCCGGCTGCTCCGGTAATAAGTACTCTCTTTCTTGCCATGGTTGGTGTTGTTTGTAAGGAGTGTTTACAGGAAATTATTTCTGTCCGGGAACGGCTACAGCCCTTCCTACACTCTCATAATAGAATCCTAACTCTTTCACTGCACTGCCTTCAAAAAGGTTACGGCCATCAAAGATCACTTTGTTCTTCAGGGCGGTTACCATTTTCAGGAAGTTGGGCGTGCGAAACTCATTCCACTCGGTGGCAATGATCAACGCATCAGCACCTTCCAGGCAATCATACTGGTTCTCAGCATATTCTACCTTATCTCCAATAACACCTTTTACATTGGGCATCGCTTCCGGGTCAAACACACTCAGGGTAGCGCCTGCTGCCGTCAGTTCGTCGATCATGTATAAAGCCGGCGCTTCCCGGATATCATCCGTATTGGGTTTGAAGGCCAATCCCCATAAAGCAAATTTCTTGCCTTTCAGGTCGTCCTTGAAGTATTTTTTGATCTTGGGCATCAGGTGCAATTTCTGACGCTCGTTCACATCCATTACGGCATTCAATATCTGGAAGTCATAACTTACTTCTTTGGATGATTTTACCAGGGCCTGTACGTCTTTGGGGAAACAGCTACCGCCGTAACCAATACCAGGAAACAGGAACCGTTTGCCGATACGCTCATCACTACCTATACCACGGCGCACCATATCCACATCAGCACCCAGGCGTTCGCACAACTGGGCAATCTCATTCATGAA encodes:
- a CDS encoding glycosyltransferase, whose amino-acid sequence is MNRHCDIICFTLSRWDSTISSPALALAIEFAKNNRVFYVEHPFSWKDYAGMRNTAQIQSRKPALLKGKDIYTNPPSLPSNITVVTPRLTIPVNFLPPGALYNSLAKMNDKIVLKVIRQLIKDYQVKDFIYVNFFDPYFVRSLPADIKPVYSIYQSMDDISQVAYSNRHGSQLEEEIIRNFDFTLCTSKELTRLKSAFSPNTYFHPNAADIDIFKKAAVEILPKPVELQPIKKPIIGYTGSIEYRSDFELLKKIAEHHQDKILFLVGPIQGEEHKEVGLNKMPNVVFAGPRKITELPNYLQYFDCVIIPFKKNTLTKSIYPLKINEYLAAGKPIIATHFSEDIYTFREVAYVVDSHEEFLQTIDKAIAENNEARKQARMQVAATNTWTARVEQFWQILEKGKKG
- the rfbD gene encoding dTDP-4-dehydrorhamnose reductase, which gives rise to MAKPTILVTGANGQVGMSLRTLSAAYPAFDFVFLTKDELPIHRFELVSQYFDVVRPAYCINAAAYTAVDKAETDKETAFLVNGDAVGVLASACARYGTKFIHISTDYVFDGTSPEPYKEDTRTNPVNVYGVSKLRGEALCLLYNADAMIIRTAWVYSEHGNNFVKTMLRLMKERPAINVVSDQVGAPTYAEDLAKAMLEIVSRGSGGGSQESGATTQGSVPGTQNTQLQWTPGIYHYSNQGRISWYDFAVAIKELTGSACSVNPIPTVQYPTPAKRPSFSLLDTHKIQTTYQLAIPAWKDSLQRCLQRLQ
- the rfbC gene encoding dTDP-4-dehydrorhamnose 3,5-epimerase, whose amino-acid sequence is MPFTETGFSGLMIFDPLVFEDSRGYFYESYNEKTYAQQGITTRFVQDNQSCSSYGVIRGLHYQLDPHAQTKLVRVLSGVILDVAVDIRKGSPTYGKVYAVELSAANRRQLYIPQGFAHGFSVLSETAEVLYKCDSFYNKESEGGIIYNDPALQIDWKIAPDKAIVSDKDIKLPGLAECKNNFVFEG
- the rfbB gene encoding dTDP-glucose 4,6-dehydratase, with the translated sequence MANYTKTFMITGGAGFIGSHVVRLFVNNYPQYRIVNLDALTYAGNLENLEDVKDKPNYIFEKGDINDEKRITELFEQYKFDGIIHLAAESHVDRSIIDPLAFVRTNVLGTVTLLNICRQYWKGDMGGKLFYHVSTDEVYGSLGETGFFTEETPYDPRSPYSASKASSDHFVMAYHHTYGLPVIMSNCSNNYGSHHFPEKLIPLMINNIKNNKPLPVYGKGENVRDWLYVEDHARAIDTIFHKGKAGEKYNIGGFNEWKNIDLVHLLCNIMDKKLGRAAGESAKLITYVTDRPGHDLRYAIDASKLNKELGWTPSLQFEEGLEKTVDWYLQHEDWIKHVTSGDYQHYYTEQYAKR
- a CDS encoding nucleotide sugar dehydrogenase; the encoded protein is MYQELVDQKARLAVIGLGYVGLPIALEFARKISVIGFDINAKRVELMQQGIDPSKEVTAEEFKGTNIVFTDSLEALKQANFFIVAVPTPVDKYNVPDLKPLLSASETVGKVLKKGDYVVYESTTYPGCTEEDCLPVLEKVSGLKMGVDFKLGYSPERINPGDKKHTLRTVVKVVSGSDQEALDEIARTYELVVDAGVHRASTIKVAEASKIVENTQRDLNIALMNELSLIFDRMGVNTYEVIEAAGSKWNFLRFQPGLVGGHCIGVDPYYLTYKAASLGYESKVITASRYINDDMAKYVARKIITHVLRNSNDPKVLVKGVTFKENVSDIRNSKIVDTVKELLAFNIQVDVEDPYAENEEVYEEYGLHLVKTPARDYDAVIVTVPHKPYTTLSDADFAAMTREHALIADLKGIYKHTITSRKYWSL
- a CDS encoding UDP-glucuronic acid decarboxylase family protein, with amino-acid sequence MARKRVLITGAAGFLGSHLSDRFIKEGFHVIGMDNLITGDLKNIEHLFKLEQFEFYNHDVSTFIHVPGNLDYILHFASPASPIDYLKIPIQTLKVGSLGTHNCLGLARAKGARILVASTSEIYGDPMVHPQNEEYWGNVNPVGPRGVYDEAKRFQEAMTMAYHTFHGLETRIIRIFNTYGPRMRLNDGRALPAFIGQALRGEDLTVFGDGSQTRSFCYVDDLVEGIYRLLMSDYHQPVNVGNPDEISLKEFAEEIIALTGTKQEIVYKPLPVDDPKQRKPDITRAKEILGWTPKVGRKEGLKITYEYFKSLKPEEWFKQPKEFVSR
- a CDS encoding UDP-glucose dehydrogenase family protein, producing MKIAVVGTGYVGLVTGTCFAETGNDVTCVDIDKSKVEKLSNGQITIYEPGLEKLFLRNLKEERLRFTTSLEEGIKDAAIIFLALPTPPGEDGSADLKYILGVADHLGKILKDYKVIVDKSTVPVGTAEKVHAAVSKNYKGEFDVVSNPEFLREGVAVEDFMKPDRVVIGASSERAKKVMSELYNPFVRSGNPIINMDVRSAELSKYAANSFLATKISFMNEIAQLCERLGADVDMVRRGIGSDERIGKRFLFPGIGYGGSCFPKDVQALVKSSKEVSYDFQILNAVMDVNERQKLHLMPKIKKYFKDDLKGKKFALWGLAFKPNTDDIREAPALYMIDELTAAGATLSVFDPEAMPNVKGVIGDKVEYAENQYDCLEGADALIIATEWNEFRTPNFLKMVTALKNKVIFDGRNLFEGSAVKELGFYYESVGRAVAVPGQK